TTCCTGCGCCTACCCTGTAAATACCCTGTGAGAAAGTGTCTGTCCCAGTCAGACCACCTCTTATTTCTCTAATTCTGAGACAGGCCCAGTGCGATAATTGGTGCGGAGCATTTCAATGGATGAGCACGTCAGTGCATTTCTCCTGTATTGTccaagagcatgatggttgaggtgtTGAGGTCTGAACCTGGTGCGaatcctgaggcttttgtaccttctacccgattgcggcagtgagaaaagagcctggtctgggtggtgagcatctctgaagatggatgctgATTTGCTACGACAGAGttttttgtagatgtgctcgatgtttGCGAGAGCTccacccatgatgtactgggccgagtcCAATACTTTGTGCCGGTTCATGAAGAGGGCGATGAACTACTTTGTTCGTCGTGATCCATGTGAATCTATCAAACCAGCAGCTTTGACCACAGGAACATCATACAAAGGTCAGCACGGAATGTCCTGCAgttactgcaggagaaggactggATGGACACAGTGGAGTGGTTCCCTGATCAGAGAGTTCAGACCATCTGACAGGatgcctcatcaccagatcacaccaacaggcaccaagacatTACCTGGCTGACCGTGAGAGGGGCTGTCCCAGTTTGATCCTTGCTACATGCCCGGAGATCACTCCCACAGCGCGCTGCCCCGAGTTTACTGCAGTGGAGACGAGACGGTCACTCACCTCTTTGCGGACTGTGGGCTGGCGAAGATatgtggagaaagatgcaaggGCCTGTGCCACAGCAGCCGCGTGACAGAACGCTCACTGATCCTCGGGCTGTTCCCAAGACGCACAGGAAAAtggacatcaagtgctgctggaaggcttattcagaaagttagaaggcatgggatccagggacgtttggccaggtggattcagaattggcttgcctgcagaaggcagagggtggtggtggagggagtacattcagattggaggattgtgactagtggtgtcccacaaggatctgatctgggacctctacttttcgtgatttttattagcgacctggatgtgggggtagaagggtggattggcaagtttgcagacgacacaaaggttggtggtgttgtagctagtgcagaggattgtcaaagattgcagagagacattgataggatgcagaagtgggctgagaagtggcagatggagttcaacccggagaagtgtgaggtggtacactttggaaggacaaactccaaggcagagtacaaagtaaatggcaggatagttggtagtgtggaggagcagagggatctcggggtacatgtccacagatccctgaaagttgcctcacaggtggatagggtaattaagaaagcttatagggtgttagctttcataagtcgagggatagagtttaagatcgCGATATAATGATgccgctctataaaactctggttaggccacatttggagtactgtgtccagttctggtcgcctcactataggaaggatgtggaagcattggaaagggtatagaggagatttaccaggatgctgccaagtttagaaagtatgcattatgatcagagattaagggagctagggatttactctttagagagaaggaggatgagaagagtcatgatagaggtgaacaagataataagaggaatagatagagtggataaccagcgcctcttccccagggcaccactgctcaatacaagaggacatggttttaaggtaaggggtgggaagttcatgggggatattagagggaggttttttactcagagagtggttggtgcgtggaatgcactgcctgagtcagtggtggaggcagatacactagtgaagtttaacagactactaggcaggtatatggaggaatctaaggtgggggcttatatgggaggcagggtttgagggtcggcacaacattgtgggccaaagggcctgtactgtgctgtactattctatgttctatgttctatgttctatgactatcaactcggtgaaagatgcCCGAAACTTATTGGTCTGCCAACACATCGAGATGTCCGTAGTGCATGAGAAAAGTTGGGAACCTCTGTCGTACAGGAATactgctgactggcacattccaggctgcagggacACCATTGAAATTGCAGAGTCCCTCGCCTACTGAGAGAGGGGCCGGGTTGGCTGAGGAAGCCTCTCAATTACTGTAGTAATGAAACACCACAGGGGCGACAACAGCCCTATCGATTCTAACGAATGTAAAAGAACACCAGATACCTCATAGACAACGAATCTTAATTCATTGGGTAAAGGCATGGCACGGTGTATCACTGTCAATATttttatggtgaataaagtttactttgattAAAATAGCAACTTTTGGGCAGTGTCCCGACAGATGGAACCGGGCCTTCCATTGGAGCCGGGACGGACATGGGTTAAGTCAGGAAGTTTCTTCACGAGGGGCCGTTGAAATCAGGATTTCACCGAAAATAATAATATTTTCCACCCTCTGATGTAGAATGTCCAGTCCTGCGCTTTTTCCTGCAGCCACAGGTCGGTCATCACCACTGCATCTGTCTCCTCACAgcacaatattctctccacattcccagtTTTATGGCATGAGCTAAGTTAAAAGAGACTTCAAATACTTACTTAACTACCGTTTCACGACCCAGCCAGACTCTCTCCAGAAAAATAAAAATgagctactggaggaactcagcgagtcaggcagcatctgcggagggagaTGGAGAAtcgacatttcgggttgagacaGTCCAGGTGAAGGAAAGTCGATTGTACATttctctccacagttgctgcctgaaccgCTTAGTTCCTCCGGTCTCATGTCTCCTACTcgagattccagtatctgcagtctctttgtgCCTCTCTTTTCAGAACTTTCCCCTTTCAGTCCTGCCTCAGACTGAACCAGACTCTTCTCTCCGGCTTCATTTCTGTTCTGCTTCTTCTTTAGCCCATCACGCCTATTGGGTCACAGGCCGCCAACAGCATCTCTCCGAGGGTTGATTGACCCAGTGGCCTCTGCTTTCACCACACGACTTCTTTCGTCTTCCAGGGGAAAGTCCTTCCGTTTGCAGGGATGAGACTCTGGAGATTCAGTTGATGTTTCTGTCTcactgggtttttacgggatagGGTTGCTAGCCGCGTGCCtgaccctcctccttttgcagccgggcTTGGGCAGTCCATGGCTGAATTTTCATTTTTGCTCCGACCTGCATAATCTGTTTCTGATCCCTCCCTGATCTAGATACcacaatcccttcccacagacagcaaCATCATTTTAATTCCTCGAGTCTGCAGCGCGTGTAGTGGACAATCGTGGTACTGCAAGGGATCGGTCGCTCCCCGAAAGTGAAAGCATTCTGAATCAGGAAGTGCCGGGAGTTAACATGGCTGCGAAAGGACCGGTCGAAAGCTTAACCGATGAGGCAATTTGTTCCGTCTGCCTGGATTTCTTCGCCGATCCGGTGTCACTGGAGTGTGGACACAACTTCTGTCGCTCTTGTATCACACGGTAttgggaaagggaggagagaaactCTTGCCCGGAATGTAGAGAGCTGTTTGCTAACCGCACCCTTAGGGTCAGCTGGGCCTTAGCAAATCTGGCTGAAAAAGCTCGAAatctaaacctgaatctgaaaggGGAGGAACGTAAACTTCACTGCGAGGAGCATGAGGAACAACTGAAGCTGTTTTGTGATACGGACAAGACACTGATCTGTCTGATCTGTAGAGATGCGCAGGAACACAGCGAGCACCGCTTCATGCCGATTAAAGAAGCTGTTAAAATCTACAAGGTAAAACTAACCCGAATTTGATACTCAACACATTTTCTCTTGACCTACATACCATCACGTGAGCCTCCAAAgctaacacatcattctctgaaacttccgccaTCCCCAACAGGATTCTATCCACAGCCCATCCCACACCCCACAACTCTCCGCTCTCTGTCGGAATCGCTCCCCGTACTGTATCGCCCTTTTGCACTcgctcctccccactgatctccctcccggcactgaCACCTGTAAGTGGGACAGGTGCTACATCTGACTCCTACATCTCTTCCCTAGTCACCATTCAAAGCCCAAACAACCCCAATTCCTCCCGTTTCTTCCATGGTCGATTGCCCTCTTGTATCAGAATCCCCCTTCGgctctttgcctcttccacctgtcccgtctcagcttcttacttcatcacctcCCCCACGTTCCGCCTCATGTTGTCACAGCTGCCAGCTGGCGCTCAtcgccaacctttttattctggcttccgcCCCTTCCTTTCCCAGACCGAATCAAGGACCAATGAAATGTTTCCTCCGGATCACCGTCTGCTTAttgcccctccatagatgctgcctgactcactgagtttctccaacattttctgtgtgaaaATCGGGTTTGATCACCTGTTTCTTTTGCTGTATCTTTGTTTCTATTTCCTTCGCTCTCTGACTTCCAGGATCAGCTAAAATCTTCCTTGGACTCTCTCACAAAAAAGAAATCAGATTTCCAGGAAAAGGAGCAGCaacagaaagagaagatttcTGGAGTTCGGGTGAGGGTTCCTGAGCGGAATTTCTGATTTTACTGTAGAGATTTTCTCCCTTTAATGCAGAACAGCAGAgtgtcacagctccagtgacctgggttcgatcctgacctctggtgctgtctgtgcggagtttgcatgctctccctgtgaccacgacaGTTTCCGACACATCCCAAGGACATACTGGGTGAATCGTTAATTACAACTAACCCCGTGTAGgtagggagtgtgtatgtgaatCAGGTGGGAGTTAATGGGTCAATGGGGAGAATAGGTTTCAGGAAAACGTGACGGAATGATGTTGACAAGAATGCTCTCCGAACTGGCATGTACTCTAGAATGGTCTCCTTAAAGTCAGCAGGAAATACAACACAACAACACAGCAAAGCAATCTTCACCTTTCATTCGACAGGAACAGACACACAGCGTTCAGTCtcacatcacatcccagtttgaCGAACTGCGCCAGATTATCACTGAGAAAGAGCAGAGCTTACTCAGAGATCTCAGGAATGAAGAGGAGAGGATTCTAAATCCAATGGAGAAAAACCTTCTGGAGATTCAAGAGAATATAAGGCTTATTCAGGAGGAAATCACTAACATAAAGAAACAGATGGATCAAAAAGACAGTGTGATATTTCTCAAGGTGAGTGATTATATTTCAATTTGTTTCTGTCGAAGGGCACGAAGTTAACAGTGGTATATTTGAAATAAACACAACACAGCGGTCAGTTCTAACAAATCAATTGCCGCTGCTGGCGACCTCGCACATATTGTTATACTTGCATGACGCGCCCTCCAATTACTCCAGTAATGACATTCCAAATTGTCGAAGATATTTATTTGATCCTTTATCGGCAAGaagctgacgaagggtctccggctgaaacgtcgacagtacctcttcctagagatgctgcctggcctgctgcgttcaccagcaactttgatgtgtgttgccatccatgtatctatccaatttgttcttaaaacttaagagtgagccaaCACTTACCATGTAAGCTGACAGCATATTCCgcactcccactactctctgagtaaagaagttccccctaatgttccccctaaatctttcccctttcaccctaaagtcatgtcctctcgtatttatctatCCTAATATAAACGGAAAGAGCCTCTTCTGGGAAATGATTCCCCATTAAATATCCCATAAAACTCCCATTAATACCCAGTTCCAGTCGTAGGCTGTGAGTGTGTCTCGTGCAGTAGGTGTGAGGGTCTCTCTGTCAATCAGTGAGAACAAAGAATGtgaccattcccccccccccacacacacacacacatcaggcTTATCCTCGATATCCGGTTTCCATCAGATTGGGGAAACATTCACTGTTCCTTTACTTTGTCAGACAAATTTCACATGGCATTAATTCCCAGTCTCCATCATAACAGGCCATTCGatctatcttctcctatcagtttccctgCTTCACAAGCCTCCTCCCacctgctcaccacacccagcaaCAGTGCCCGAACTCCATGGTCCCTCATCCAGTTTCCCCATTATATTCCGTCTCTGCTGTTCTGCTTCAATCACTTCTGTGGCAGTGAGTTCCAAATCCTCTTAACTAAATTTCTTATGGGGTTTATTAAAATCCATCTGGAATTTCATCACCCTATAAATAGAGATACTTTTCCCACCTGCACACAATCAAATCTATCACtaatcttaaattcctccattttaTCATTCTGACGTCTTATCCTGATGAAAATGCACAATCTGTCTTGTCTCTTCTGTAAGTTTCATCCTCTCAGTTATGATCGAATTTGTAGAAACATTCTTTGTAATTTATCCCCTGGTTCTGTattctctgtgtgtgtgagtgactgcggGAGTGGGAACTTTCAACGCCttgcaatgatttggatgaaattccGGATGTGGACAGTAAGTCCAAGTCTAAACAgatgtgtttttatttatttcaggaggaagTTCGACGGAACAAGAGGTAGGACCTACTCTTTACTGAAACCCTGGATGGATTTGTAAATTAGTTCAAAATTCCAGTTTACAACCATCAATTTAATACTTACAGGATTAATGATGATGTCCAGgaattgtcagtgacagatgaggcCCTATCGGTTGAAAAATTCAATCACCCCTATTTGTTGAACACAGTGCTGAGGGAAACACTTGATGCTATTAATCGAGGTAAACCTTACAAAGATTCATTTCTCCTTGTTTATGAAACACAATTAAATTATAATTTGAGGCAAAGATTGGCTGTAGTACCGGGCTAAAGGGTAACAAGTTTATTCCACATCAACCTCGCCGACTGGGAGGCATCACTGTTACATGGTCAGCTGGAGATGTCAGACCCCTGAGCACACCAGCACAGGGTCACAATACAACCAATACATGGGACTGGCAGATGAACCACTGTGTCCTGATCCCAGGCACACTGCACTAACACGCCAAGGCATGAGTTTGAATCTTACCATAGCAGCTGGAAAATTAATACTGACTTGATGATATTGTAGGGAATAGAAGTGGGTATCAGTATAGTTAACAGGATTGTCAGGAAAATACACAAGTCCTTCATGTGCCTGTGAGTGCAGACTCTGATTGACGCAGGTCTTCCCCTCTTCTCGATCAGCAACTCTCACTGTTTTTAGAGgcagaagaggggagcagtagtaataggggactcaatcACCAGGGAAACAGACCGGagaatctgtggacatgaacgggaTACTCGAGTAGCTGGTTGCCTCCTCAGTTCCAGGGTCAGCGACGCCTCAGATCGTGTCTGCAGCAttttagagagggagggagaacagGCAGATAACTTGGTATAttttgggaccaatgacattggAAGTAAAAACAAAGAGATCCCGAAAATAGAATTTGGAGAGCTTGGTAGAAAGCTTAGAGCAGTACCTCCAGGGTTGTAACtactggattgttgcctgtgccaagTGCTGCTGAGAGTAGAAACAGGGTAATTTGGTAGATTAAAggtggctgagaggatggtgcgGGGGGCAGGcattcaggtttttggatcattggggtctcttctgGTGGAGGAGTGACCTGTTCAAaggtgatgggttgcacctgcaCCCGAGGGAGAACAATATTCTCACTGAGAGGTttgatagagctgttggggagggtttaagcaaatatggtgggggaggggtgttgggaactggagtgaagggacagGACTGATGGTAAGAATGCAAAAATACCGTGCAATCAGACTGTCAGATAGGGCGGACAGATGAGAGGACAAAATTGTAGTCAGCATGGGGAATATTAGTGCATTAGgatgcagaattaaaaagggtagCAGATACAGTACACAGAGTGTTAAATCTCAAtacatggagtataagaaataagtggctgatcttgttgcactataaCAGATTGTCAGGCATGATGCTATGGCCGTCACTGAATCGGGGCTGAACGATAGTTGTAGTTGGGAGATGAATATTCAAGTCTACACAATGTGTCGGTGGTACagggaggtaggcagagggggtgacttGAGTCAGCTGGTAAATCAGTAGAAAGGTATGATgttggattggaagatgttgaatccttgtgggttgagttaaggaacTGAAGAAGTAAAAATGACACTGATGGCAGTCATATATAGGCATCCCAACAGTAGCTAGAAAGTTAGCCAcagatttcagtatgcaggtcaattgagaaaattaggttggtaatggatctcaagagagtgaatttgttgaatgccatgtgatggctttttagagcagtttgtcattgcgCCTAGTAGGGGAACCGCTCTACTGGATAGGGTGTTCTGTATTGAACCTGAGGTGATTAGGTAAAAGAACACTTTGGACACAGTGCTCACGACGTGACTGAGTTCAATTTGAAATCTGATAAGCAGAAAGTCAAGTCTGACGTTGTAATTACAGTAGTCTGACAGAGGAGTTGGCcgaagtaaattggaagaagacgctggcagggatgacagcaaagcacGAAATTATGACagtttctgggaaaatgaggagggTGAAGAATAGATGTGTTCCAAAATTAAGTAAgtactcaaatgacaaaatagtacacccgtggctgacaagggaagacaaGCTAATTTAAAAGCataagaaagggcatacaacaaagcaaaaatgagCAGAAAGACAGAGTATTGGGAAGCTTATAAATATCCAccgagagcaactaaaagaatgatTGGGAGgggaaaataagtaaataagatgagagtggatataggactgctagaaaattagGCTGGATATATAATAACGGGGGATAAAAAGATGACAGTTGAATTAAATGAGCATtctgcatcagtgttcactgtggaagacactagcactgtgccagatgttgaagggtgcgagggaagagaagtgagtgcagttacgattataagggagaaggtgttcaaaaagctgaaagacggaaaggtagacaagtcaccctgaccagatgaactgcaccctggtgttctgaaagaggtagcggtagacaTTGTGGAGCATTAGTAATaatatttcaaaaatcattggaccttggcatgatgccagaggactggataattgcaaatgtcactcaactcttcaAGTAAGGAtaaaggcagcagaaaagaaattatagaccagttagcctcacctctgtggttgggaagaagttAGTGTCAATTGTTAAATATGAAGTTTTGGAATACTTGATGACACTGGACAAGATTGGACAAgttagcatggcttccttaaggggatATCTTCCCTGATAaccctgttggaattatttgagcgGTTTATAAGTAggttagataaaggggatgtagtggatgttgtatatttggaatttcagaaggcctttgacaaggtggcacacacAAGGCTTCTTACCAACttaagagcccacggtattacagaaAGGTTACTGGCTTGGTCAGAACATTCGCTAATTGGTAGGAAACAGCGAATGAGAGTAAAGGaatcattttctggttggctgccagtgactagtggtgttctgcaggggtcggggttgggatcacttctttttatgctgtgtatcaatgaCTTAGCTGAtcactttgcagatgacacaaagattggtggaggggcaggcagtgataaggaaacaggtaggctgctcaaggatttgaatgaggagaatgggcaagaaattggcaaatgatatacaatgttggaaaatgcatggtcatgaactttggtcgCAGAAAGAATGCGCGGATTATTTTATTAAAagagaagaaaatccaaaaagctGAGATGAAaatggacttaggagtccttctgcagagcatccaaaaggttaacttgcaagtagagtcagtggtgaggaaaggaaatgcattgttagcattcagttcagggagtttagaatacaagaacagtgatgtgatgctggggctttataaggcactggtgaggcctcaccttgagtattgcgaacagttttgggctcctcatctaagaaaacaTGTACTGGCATTGCAGAGGTTtcagttcataaggatgattgcaggaatgaaagggttatcctactgggaacgtttgatagctctgtgtcTATACTTCTGAATTTTGAAAGATGGTGGGGGATTTCATTGTTACCTTTGGAATGTTGGActgcctggacagagtagatgtggaaaggatgtttcccatggtgggagagtctaggacaacagGGCACAGCCCAACGATAGATAGGCCtcgatttaaaacagagatgcagagaaatttcttgagccagaggttggtgaatttgtggaacttgttaccacaggcagctgtggaggctgtcgttggctgtatttaaggcagagcttgacagtTTCTAGATTGAACGTagtgtcaaatgttacagggcgAAGtctgggagtggggctgaggagaggaaaatgggatcagtcacgattgaatggtggagcagactcgatgggcaaaatggtctaattttgctcctgtgtcttgtggtcttatggttatcAGACTACTACATTGAAACATTGTGTGACTGAGCCCGGGCACA
The DNA window shown above is from Mobula birostris isolate sMobBir1 chromosome 5, sMobBir1.hap1, whole genome shotgun sequence and carries:
- the LOC140198337 gene encoding zinc-binding protein A33-like isoform X1, with product MAAKGPVESLTDEAICSVCLDFFADPVSLECGHNFCRSCITRYWEREERNSCPECRELFANRTLRVSWALANLAEKARNLNLNLKGEERKLHCEEHEEQLKLFCDTDKTLICLICRDAQEHSEHRFMPIKEAVKIYKDQLKSSLDSLTKKKSDFQEKEQQQKEKISGVREQTHSVQSHITSQFDELRQIITEKEQSLLRDLRNEEERILNPMEKNLLEIQENIRLIQEEITNIKKQMDQKDSVIFLKEEVRRNKRINDDVQELSVTDEALSVEKFNHPYLLNTVLRETLDAINRVSVTLDVETANPELEVSGDRKSVRLTGTRRNRRHTGKRFTHWLCVLGSEGFTSGRHYWEVEVARNRVWYLGVAAESVQRKGWFRVSPETGFWVIGRVYDVTEQDDDVIIVLTSPESRLPAGLIPGRVGVYLRYQSGTISFYNAETKSHLHTFGGNKFTEKLYPFFWLADRNQWLRICSSSAPDL
- the LOC140198337 gene encoding zinc-binding protein A33-like isoform X2, encoding MAAKGPVESLTDEAICSVCLDFFADPVSLECGHNFCRSCITRYWEREERNSCPECRELFANRTLRVSWALANLAEKARNLNLNLKGEERKLHCEEHEEQLKLFCDTDKTLICLICRDAQEHSEHRFMPIKEAVKIYKEQTHSVQSHITSQFDELRQIITEKEQSLLRDLRNEEERILNPMEKNLLEIQENIRLIQEEITNIKKQMDQKDSVIFLKEEVRRNKRINDDVQELSVTDEALSVEKFNHPYLLNTVLRETLDAINRVSVTLDVETANPELEVSGDRKSVRLTGTRRNRRHTGKRFTHWLCVLGSEGFTSGRHYWEVEVARNRVWYLGVAAESVQRKGWFRVSPETGFWVIGRVYDVTEQDDDVIIVLTSPESRLPAGLIPGRVGVYLRYQSGTISFYNAETKSHLHTFGGNKFTEKLYPFFWLADRNQWLRICSSSAPDL